The Theileria orientalis strain Shintoku DNA, chromosome 3, complete genome genome window below encodes:
- a CDS encoding hexose transporter: protein MAVKSNQSLIFGATIGALGALAFGLTVANINTSKEFVIVNMEWCKGQSNIFDCENSQLLAGLVNGSTFIGAALGSLLIGISGKAPRRVMLMVVNWLFIIGSILSASAINFGMLFTGRLISGVGVGLDALVPLFLVEICHPNARKYFSVIYQLFITFGLVLSAGWQLIHGRVVTNTGFELSLKDKVIWRGSQLLPAITSIIALLLIHFVFKFNTPYELIEKGKTAEAREVIEKLHGAEAVDEVYDEFDRDSEKTKSTPNLSLLKAFKNPIYRKIILHTFVLAAIQQLVGISVLTSNITKMFMQMMGRSMNSTLASSGMFLVNFVATVILTFVIGKYGRKTFLVWGIGFSTVFMALASFSKPIGKDAKWVPIVSIIGSFGFIIGFAVGLGGITWVYLSEVYPPETKNGAMSVAVFINWVCAAATVFGSEFLISYSEVLVNTILFAFSLFGFMYIMIFIRETKGVPLGKAYDPLVEEEFRNCEIDLKNVECVKGQHYSSRIVEKIIMPND, encoded by the exons CAACACGAGTAAAGAATTCGTCATTGTGAACATGGAATGGTGTAAAGGCCAGTCAAACATTTTTGACTGCGAGAACTCACAGCTGCTTGCCGGTCTCGTTAACGGCTCCACATTCATTGGAGCAGCTTTGGGTTCACTTTTAATCGGTATTTCTGGAAAAGCGCCAAGGAGAGTGATGCTTATGGTTGTAAATTGGCTGTTCATTATTGGATCAATATTATCAGCGTCAGCCATCAACTTTGGAATGTTGTTCACAGGCCGTCTTATATCAGGCGTGGGTGTGGGCCTCGATGCTCTTGTACCCTTGTTCTTGGTAGAAATATGCCACCCGAATGCCAGAAAGTACTTTAGTGTCATTTACCAACTGTTTATTACCTTCGGTCTTGTGCTATCAGCAGGTTGGCAGTTGATTCACGGTCGTGTTGTTACCAACACTGGCTTTGAACTGAGTCTTAAGGACAAGGTGATATGGCGTGGGTCCCAGCTCCTTCCGGCAATCACTTCTATCATAGCTCTCTTACTGATCCACTTCGTCTTCAAATTCAACACTCCGTATGAGCTGATTGAAAAAGGGAAAACAGCTGAGGCTCGTGAGGTTATTGAGAAGTTACATGGCGCAGAGGCAGTTGACGAGGTGTATGACGAGTTTGATCGCGACAgtgaaaaaacaaagtcAACTCCAAACCTTTCCCTCCTAAAAGCGTTCAAAAACCCAATTTACAGAAAGATTATACTGCACACCTTCGTGTTGGCAGCCATTCAGCAGTTGGTTGGAATTTCTGTTTTAACATCCAATATTACAAAGATGTTCATGCAAATGATGGGAAGATCAATGAACTCCACATTGGCATCCTCTGGAATGTTCTTAGTCAATTTTGTAGCCACAGTAATATTAACTTTTGTGATTGGAAAGTATGGAAGAAAAACATTTTTGGTTTGGGGTATTGGTTTTTCTACAGTCTTCATGGCTCTGGCCTCGTTCAGTAAGCCTATTGGCAAAGACGCAAAGTGGGTACCCATAGTGTCAATCATTGGTTCATTCGGTTTCATCATTGGTTTTGCAGTCGGTTTAGGAGGAATAACATGGGTGTACTTATCCGAAGTGTACCCACCAGAGACTAAAAACGGTGCTATGAGTGTCGCAGTGTTTATCAACTGGGTATGCGCAGCAGCAACAGTGTTCGGTTCCGAATTTCTCATATCCTACTCCGAAGTACTCGTGAACACAATATTGTTCGCATTCTCACTCTTTGGGTTTATGTACATAATGATATTCATAAGAGAGACCAAGGGAGTACCACTAGGAAAAGCATACGATCCATTGGTTGAGGAGGAG TTCAGGAATTGTGAAATAGATTTGAAGAATGTAGAATGTGTTAAGGGTCAACATTATAGTTCAAGAATTGTAGAAAAGATAATAATGCCAAATGACTaa